The window TCACACCATACCAATGAACCGAAAGAGGTCCGAGCTGAAAAGCAATCGGATCAATTGGCTGAATCGCTTCGTTCATATAGACAACTCCTATTCATCCTGGCCATTGTCTTCAATGACATCGGCAAGTTTACTTGTAAATTGTTCCGCCGCATTATGTCCCATGCGTTTTAACCTGAAGTTCATCGCAGCCACCTCAATGATTACCGCTAAGTTTCGTCCTGGCCGGACAGGGATGGTCAGCTTCGGTACATCTGTATCGATGATTCGCATCTTCTCTTCTTCAAGTCCTAAACGATCGTACTGTTTGCCTTGTTCCCAAAGCTCAAGGTTCATCACAATCGTAATTCTCTTATAGCTTCTGACAGCACCGGCTCCAAATAAGGTCATCACATTAATGATGCCTAATCCACGGATTTCTAAAAGATGTTCAATCAGCTCTGGTGCGCTTCCAACTAACGTATCCTGATCCTCTTGACGGATTTCCACGCAATCGTCTGCGACCAGCCTGTGTCCCCTCTTCACTAGTTCTAAGGCTGTTTCACTTTTTCCTACTCCGCTTTTTCCAATTAACAATACACCTACACCATATACATCTACGAGCACGCCATGAATGGCGGTCGTTGGTGCAAGCTTACTTTCTAAAAAGTTGGTCAACCGACTCGAAAGTCTTGTCGTTTTTAGGCTTGATCGTAACACAGGGACGCCATTTTCATTTGAAGCTTCAATTAATTCCTTCGGCACTTCACGATCTCGTGACAAAATAATTGCAGGGGTAATATCTGTACAAAGAGACATCA is drawn from Bacillus pumilus and contains these coding sequences:
- the hprK gene encoding HPr(Ser) kinase/phosphatase codes for the protein MPKVRTKDIMEQFHLELVSGEEGINRPITISDLSRPGIEMAGYFTYYPKERVQLLGKTELSFFEQLPERERKQRMMSLCTDITPAIILSRDREVPKELIEASNENGVPVLRSSLKTTRLSSRLTNFLESKLAPTTAIHGVLVDVYGVGVLLIGKSGVGKSETALELVKRGHRLVADDCVEIRQEDQDTLVGSAPELIEHLLEIRGLGIINVMTLFGAGAVRSYKRITIVMNLELWEQGKQYDRLGLEEEKMRIIDTDVPKLTIPVRPGRNLAVIIEVAAMNFRLKRMGHNAAEQFTSKLADVIEDNGQDE